Proteins encoded within one genomic window of Xylophilus sp. GOD-11R:
- a CDS encoding CoA transferase gives MTTSASPDTATAAPTRPLRGVRVLDLTNVLAGPFACHQLAHMGADVIKVEARHGGDLARQLGADAELNRAHMGASFLAQNPGKRSITLDLKQPRGKEIFRRLVATADVLVENFRPGVMQRLGLGYESLLESQPRLIYCAISGFGQDGPLRDLPAYDQIIQGMSGMMSITGAPENAPYRVGFPVADTIGGLTAAMAVAGALADRHRTGGSFIDVSMLEAAMATMGWAVSNHLVAGREPRPMGNDNVTASPSGSFRTGDGLLNIAANKQEQYEAVCRVVGRPALASDPRFAERQGRLAHRAELKAELEDAMAARSADAWWKLFNDAGVPAGPVYTVPQALAHPQIAGRGLVAHFDDVPGVGRDVQVMRTGFKLDGQAPTVDSPPPTLGQHNDTILRELGYAPEDIASFQNEKIT, from the coding sequence ATGACGACCAGCGCTTCCCCCGACACCGCCACCGCCGCACCCACCCGCCCGCTGCGCGGCGTGCGGGTGCTCGACCTGACCAACGTGCTCGCCGGCCCCTTCGCCTGCCACCAGCTGGCCCACATGGGCGCCGATGTCATCAAGGTCGAGGCCCGCCACGGCGGCGACCTGGCCCGCCAGCTCGGGGCCGACGCCGAGCTCAACCGCGCCCACATGGGCGCCTCCTTCCTGGCGCAGAACCCGGGCAAGCGCTCCATCACGCTCGACCTGAAGCAGCCGCGCGGCAAGGAGATCTTCCGCCGCCTGGTCGCCACGGCCGACGTGCTGGTCGAGAACTTCCGCCCCGGCGTGATGCAGCGCCTCGGCCTGGGCTACGAAAGCCTGCTGGAGTCGCAGCCCCGGCTCATCTACTGCGCCATCTCCGGCTTCGGCCAGGACGGCCCGCTGCGCGACCTGCCGGCCTACGACCAGATCATTCAGGGCATGTCCGGGATGATGAGCATCACCGGCGCGCCCGAAAACGCGCCCTACCGCGTCGGCTTTCCGGTGGCCGACACCATCGGCGGACTCACCGCGGCCATGGCGGTGGCGGGCGCGCTGGCGGACCGCCACCGCACCGGCGGCAGTTTCATCGACGTGTCCATGCTCGAAGCCGCCATGGCGACCATGGGCTGGGCGGTGTCCAATCACCTGGTCGCCGGGCGAGAACCCCGGCCGATGGGCAACGACAACGTCACCGCCAGCCCTTCGGGCAGCTTTCGCACCGGCGATGGCCTGCTCAACATCGCCGCCAACAAGCAGGAACAGTACGAAGCCGTCTGCCGCGTGGTCGGCCGGCCCGCGCTGGCGAGCGACCCGCGCTTCGCCGAACGCCAGGGGCGGCTGGCGCATCGCGCCGAACTCAAGGCCGAGCTCGAGGACGCCATGGCCGCCCGGTCGGCCGATGCGTGGTGGAAGCTCTTCAACGACGCGGGCGTGCCGGCCGGGCCGGTCTACACCGTGCCGCAGGCGCTGGCGCATCCGCAGATCGCCGGCCGTGGCCTGGTCGCGCACTTCGACGACGTACCCGGCGTCGGCCGCGACGTGCAGGTGATGCGCACCGGCTTCAAGCTCGACGGCCAGGCGCCGACGGTGGATTCGCCGCCGCCCACGCTCGGCCAGCACAACGACACCATCCTGCGCGAACTCGGCTACGCGCCCGAGGACATCGCCTCCTTCCAGAACGAGAAGATCACATGA
- a CDS encoding tripartite tricarboxylate transporter substrate binding protein has translation MPLPTLRSSVLCALAAALVTAVAPAGAESAFPGQPIRLVVPFPPAGGTDVLTRLVMNDVTQATQWNFVIDNRPGAGGNIGLDMVAKAKADGYTLGTGQTANLAINPSLYSKLPFDPLKDFAPVALLATQPVVIVVRADSPLKTVADLKARAAGQPLNMASPGTGTVGHIAGEMFARRAGIQMTHVPYKGAGPAITDLIGGVTDLYIATPPSVIPMIKGGKLRALAVTSAQRIAALPDVPTVAESGYAGFVAEDWKALVAPAGTPDVVVQQINTAVNTALKKPALIARMQEEGTTVRGGTPAELGALIKSETPRWGAAVKASGAKAD, from the coding sequence ATGCCTTTGCCGACCCTTCGCTCCTCCGTCCTTTGCGCGCTGGCCGCAGCGCTTGTCACCGCCGTCGCGCCTGCCGGCGCCGAGTCCGCCTTCCCCGGCCAGCCGATCCGTCTGGTCGTGCCCTTCCCGCCCGCCGGCGGCACCGACGTGCTGACCCGGCTGGTGATGAACGACGTCACCCAGGCCACGCAGTGGAATTTCGTGATCGACAACCGCCCCGGCGCAGGCGGCAACATCGGCCTGGACATGGTCGCCAAGGCCAAGGCCGACGGCTACACCCTGGGCACCGGGCAAACGGCCAACCTGGCCATCAACCCGAGCCTGTATTCGAAGCTGCCCTTCGATCCGCTGAAGGACTTCGCTCCCGTCGCCCTGCTGGCCACGCAGCCGGTGGTGATCGTGGTGCGCGCCGATTCGCCGCTGAAGACCGTGGCCGACCTCAAAGCCCGCGCCGCCGGTCAGCCGCTCAACATGGCGTCGCCCGGTACCGGCACCGTCGGCCACATCGCCGGTGAAATGTTCGCCCGCCGCGCCGGCATCCAGATGACGCACGTGCCCTACAAGGGCGCCGGCCCCGCCATCACCGACCTGATCGGCGGCGTGACCGATCTCTACATCGCCACGCCGCCGAGCGTGATTCCCATGATCAAGGGCGGCAAGCTGCGCGCGCTGGCGGTCACCTCCGCCCAGCGCATCGCCGCCTTGCCTGACGTGCCGACCGTGGCCGAATCGGGCTACGCCGGCTTCGTCGCCGAGGACTGGAAGGCGCTGGTGGCGCCCGCCGGCACGCCCGACGTGGTGGTGCAGCAGATCAACACGGCGGTCAACACCGCGCTGAAGAAGCCGGCGCTCATCGCCCGCATGCAGGAAGAAGGCACGACGGTGCGCGGCGGCACGCCGGCCGAACTGGGCGCGCTCATCAAGAGCGAAACCCCGCGCTGGGGCGCGGCGGTGAAGGCCTCCGGCGCCAAGGCAGACTAA
- a CDS encoding IclR family transcriptional regulator, which translates to MPKRPAVPALADQNAAEGGIATLDRALSLLACFSAAQPVLTLAELAGRTRISKSTILRMLASLAHAHLAQRLPDGRWTVGAEVERLHRVFAASFSLEDVVMPALQALVDATHESAAYYVPHGQQRLCLYRIESPRPVRDNLKPGDLLPMDRGAGGRVLQAYADDASQLDEALRARIRKEQLVVLIGDRVPELAGLAAPVFGPDGALAGAVTLTMPSNRLDHDHAPPVQAAGRAITQGLGGRYPAPGH; encoded by the coding sequence ATGCCCAAACGCCCCGCCGTCCCCGCGCTTGCCGACCAGAACGCCGCCGAAGGTGGCATCGCCACGCTCGACCGCGCCCTGTCGCTGCTCGCCTGTTTCAGCGCCGCCCAGCCGGTGCTGACGCTGGCCGAACTCGCCGGCCGTACCCGCATCAGCAAGAGCACCATCCTGCGCATGCTGGCCTCGCTCGCCCATGCGCACCTGGCGCAGCGCCTGCCCGACGGCCGCTGGACGGTCGGCGCCGAAGTCGAGCGATTGCACCGGGTGTTCGCGGCCTCCTTCTCGCTCGAAGACGTGGTGATGCCGGCCTTGCAGGCGCTGGTCGACGCCACGCACGAAAGCGCGGCCTATTACGTGCCGCACGGCCAGCAGCGCCTGTGCCTCTACCGCATCGAGTCGCCCCGGCCGGTGCGCGACAACCTCAAGCCGGGCGACCTGCTACCCATGGACCGTGGCGCCGGCGGCCGGGTGCTGCAGGCCTATGCCGACGACGCGTCGCAGCTCGACGAGGCCCTGCGCGCGCGCATCCGCAAGGAGCAGCTGGTCGTGCTCATCGGCGACCGGGTGCCCGAGCTCGCGGGGCTGGCCGCGCCGGTCTTCGGGCCGGACGGCGCGCTCGCCGGCGCCGTCACGCTGACGATGCCGTCCAACCGTCTCGACCACGACCACGCGCCGCCGGTGCAGGCCGCCGGCCGCGCCATCACCCAGGGGCTGGGCGGGCGCTATCCGGCGCCGGGCCATTGA
- a CDS encoding DNA-3-methyladenine glycosylase — MLAGVDFDASAAVVAAQLIGVTLLVDGVGGRIVETEAYDPHDPASHSHAGPTDRNRAMFGPPGHAYVYRSYGIHWCLNLVCGPAGHGAAVLIRAIEPVAGLDRMRERRGLQEARLLCAGPGRVGQALGIDRRLDGRSLAEPPFELRPRPVGETVMLLSGPRIGISRAVDVPWRFGEAGSRHLSRPFRT, encoded by the coding sequence ATGCTCGCCGGCGTCGACTTCGATGCATCCGCCGCGGTGGTCGCCGCACAGCTGATCGGCGTCACGCTGCTGGTCGACGGCGTGGGCGGCCGCATCGTCGAGACCGAGGCCTACGACCCGCACGATCCGGCCTCGCACAGCCACGCCGGCCCCACCGATCGCAACCGGGCGATGTTCGGTCCGCCGGGACATGCCTATGTCTATCGCTCCTACGGCATTCACTGGTGCCTCAATCTTGTCTGCGGTCCGGCGGGGCACGGCGCGGCGGTGTTGATCCGGGCGATCGAGCCCGTCGCCGGCCTGGACCGCATGCGTGAGCGGCGCGGCTTGCAGGAGGCACGGCTTCTTTGCGCCGGCCCGGGTCGTGTCGGCCAGGCCTTGGGCATCGACCGCCGGCTCGACGGCCGATCGCTCGCCGAGCCGCCCTTCGAATTGCGGCCCCGGCCCGTGGGCGAGACCGTCATGCTGTTGTCTGGCCCGCGCATCGGCATCAGCCGCGCGGTCGATGTTCCCTGGCGTTTCGGCGAAGCCGGATCGCGCCATCTGAGCCGGCCATTTCGCACATGA
- a CDS encoding spore coat U domain-containing protein: MSDAIREKTGWTGGVRAALCGTALALVAAGGQTATLSGNLVASLTLTASCIVVGAPGSTGGINLGTLTFTSQPSTFTGTINAIPVAGVSGGGATQLLCSPDVSGLSISIDGGSNAGQGAAVGVGTRAMRNGTAFIPYEIFQDVGHTVAYPVGTALTTGFSIPANGAAINLPIFGQVNKTSASALPSGTYTDTLVVTLTF, translated from the coding sequence ATGAGCGATGCGATTCGGGAGAAGACAGGCTGGACAGGCGGAGTGCGAGCCGCGCTGTGCGGCACCGCCCTGGCGTTGGTCGCCGCCGGCGGCCAGACCGCCACGCTGAGCGGCAACCTCGTCGCCTCGCTGACCCTGACCGCCAGCTGCATCGTGGTGGGCGCACCCGGCTCCACCGGCGGCATCAACCTCGGCACCCTCACTTTCACCTCGCAGCCCAGCACCTTCACCGGCACGATCAATGCGATCCCGGTCGCCGGCGTGAGCGGCGGCGGCGCCACCCAGCTGCTTTGCTCGCCCGACGTGAGCGGGTTGTCCATCTCCATCGACGGCGGCAGCAACGCCGGCCAGGGCGCCGCCGTGGGCGTTGGCACCCGCGCCATGCGCAACGGCACGGCCTTCATTCCCTACGAGATCTTTCAGGACGTCGGCCATACCGTGGCCTATCCCGTCGGCACGGCGCTCACCACCGGTTTCAGCATCCCGGCCAACGGCGCGGCGATCAACCTGCCGATCTTCGGCCAGGTCAACAAGACCAGCGCGTCGGCGCTGCCCTCCGGCACCTATACCGACACCCTGGTGGTGACCCTGACCTTCTGA
- a CDS encoding spore coat protein U domain-containing protein, with protein MLQPSVTLRRTAALLLGLLPALYGVPAATIPTSPTFSVGATVQNGCLVVGNPGQTTGLVFGQIGFGAFSALSAGLQTAALGPSGGSQALLQCTAGTTVQLSIDGGLHAVGLQRRLANGNGFFVPYALTLTNIGNLPVLPNVPVGIALGATPQALPLQGTVLLPGLGLAAGIYTDTVQVTVSW; from the coding sequence ATGCTCCAGCCTTCCGTGACGCTTCGCCGCACGGCAGCCCTTCTTCTGGGGCTGCTGCCGGCGCTGTACGGCGTGCCGGCGGCCACCATCCCGACCAGCCCCACCTTCTCGGTCGGCGCCACGGTGCAGAACGGCTGCCTGGTGGTGGGCAACCCGGGCCAGACCACCGGCCTGGTCTTCGGCCAGATCGGCTTCGGTGCTTTTTCCGCACTGTCCGCAGGCCTGCAGACCGCCGCGCTCGGCCCCTCGGGCGGCAGCCAGGCCTTGCTGCAGTGCACTGCCGGCACCACGGTGCAACTCTCCATCGACGGTGGCCTGCATGCGGTGGGACTGCAGCGGCGCCTGGCCAACGGCAACGGCTTCTTCGTGCCCTATGCGCTCACGCTGACCAACATCGGCAACCTGCCTGTGCTGCCCAACGTGCCGGTCGGCATCGCGCTGGGCGCCACGCCGCAGGCGCTGCCGCTGCAGGGCACCGTGCTGTTGCCGGGCCTGGGGCTGGCGGCGGGCATCTACACCGATACCGTGCAGGTGACCGTATCGTGGTGA
- a CDS encoding molecular chaperone produces MVNLSGLSRLARRFASSALAVTMVAAQAGTPLLIWPIDPVIAPDQQAAALWLENHGAEPAVLQVRIFDWQQSEAGEDYQPQQAVVPSPPIATIAPGARQLVRLIATRPATPGVEQPYRIFIDELPTPASQEAERREGASVKLQLRYAVPLFVYGAGAVAPQSRTRDGFGGPDRRALEPALDWSVGGDSAKPMLVLRNSGAAHARVTAVAWSTPDGRTESINPGLLGYVLAGRTMRFPIARPLPRNATLRAQLNGLPADIRRATD; encoded by the coding sequence GTGGTGAACCTGTCCGGCCTTTCACGCCTGGCCCGCAGATTCGCATCGTCGGCTCTCGCGGTGACCATGGTGGCGGCGCAGGCCGGCACGCCGCTGCTCATCTGGCCGATCGACCCGGTCATCGCCCCCGACCAACAGGCCGCCGCGCTCTGGCTGGAGAACCACGGCGCCGAACCCGCCGTGCTGCAGGTGCGCATCTTCGACTGGCAACAATCCGAAGCCGGCGAGGACTACCAGCCCCAGCAGGCCGTGGTGCCCAGCCCGCCCATCGCCACCATCGCGCCCGGCGCCAGGCAGCTGGTGCGCCTGATCGCCACCCGCCCCGCCACACCCGGCGTGGAGCAGCCCTACCGCATCTTCATCGACGAGCTGCCCACGCCCGCCTCGCAGGAGGCCGAGCGCCGCGAAGGCGCATCGGTAAAACTGCAGCTGCGCTACGCGGTGCCCTTGTTCGTCTACGGCGCCGGCGCGGTCGCGCCGCAGAGCCGCACACGCGACGGCTTCGGCGGCCCCGACCGCCGCGCGCTCGAACCCGCGCTCGACTGGTCCGTCGGCGGCGACAGCGCCAAGCCGATGCTGGTGCTGCGCAACAGCGGCGCGGCGCATGCCCGCGTGACCGCCGTGGCCTGGTCCACGCCGGACGGCCGCACCGAGTCCATCAACCCCGGCCTGCTCGGCTACGTGCTGGCCGGCCGAACGATGCGTTTCCCGATCGCCCGGCCGCTGCCCCGCAACGCGACACTGCGCGCCCAACTCAACGGGCTGCCCGCCGACATCCGCCGTGCCACGGACTGA
- a CDS encoding fimbria/pilus outer membrane usher protein, producing MPRTDRARRRRHAAPVIAVCICLPRLLSAGTPPPLQLADANGPVPLYLELVVNGRASGEVVEVTQRGPHYEVDASVLRRLHVLRQAEASRRVAVDSLPGVGTEYDSLNQRLLLTVPPEWLPEQRLGGMARRPRVEAIAGTGLLLNYDLYSTTTQGRSTNSAWSELRWFGPEGVLSHSGILRQGGWSGSAYLRYDTRWSRPDTDGAAERNIGDVVVGALPWTSAVRLGGVQWSRNFGLRPDLVTYPLPQFAGQAAVPSAVDLFVNGYRTASRNIEPGPFTFNELPFVSGAGAATVVTTDALGRQVATSVPFYVSTTLLRPGLTDYSISLGALRRAYGLRSFDYGQPLAAGVLRRGWNDHLTLEAQGQVGRGLQVAGVGAVFQPGTWGTMSASLSRGSTPINGSGWQASAGYQYNTQRGGFSFQQINRQSGYGDASTYANDGYRLYRQQRQMTATMAVGSGALTGGFVDLRGGGNAAVPGDARSRVVYATYTRPIGQAAYVAVTAGRTIETGDTQVRLQLTYTLGRNTTANIAAVRSGDDQRFQAQYQQNIPSDGGFGWNISRSLGEGSRDYSQAALQYRNRRILLQGGVYGTEGNLARWAGASGSLGYLDGRVFATNRVTDAFAVVATGRPDVPVRFDQQLIGTTDRHGDLLVPQVPGYLLGQYAIEMLDLPPDVQVAVPQRAVAVRGGTGALIELPVRTVESATLYLLDAAGVPLKAGTAFHHVETGLDSVVGWDGVAYLPQLMPVNTVVARPQSGICHARFGADQYRQGERNLRCVPGAPPP from the coding sequence GTGCCACGGACTGACCGTGCACGCCGCCGCCGTCATGCCGCCCCGGTCATCGCCGTGTGCATCTGCCTTCCCCGACTGCTCTCGGCCGGCACGCCGCCGCCGCTGCAACTGGCCGACGCCAACGGGCCGGTGCCGCTCTACCTGGAGCTGGTGGTCAATGGCCGTGCCAGCGGCGAGGTGGTGGAGGTGACCCAGCGCGGCCCGCACTACGAAGTCGACGCCTCGGTGCTGCGCCGCCTGCACGTGCTGCGCCAGGCCGAAGCCAGCCGGCGCGTGGCGGTCGATTCGCTGCCCGGCGTGGGAACCGAATATGACAGCCTCAACCAGCGCCTGCTACTCACCGTGCCGCCCGAATGGCTGCCGGAGCAGCGCCTGGGCGGCATGGCGCGGCGCCCGCGCGTGGAAGCCATCGCCGGCACCGGCCTGCTGCTGAACTACGACCTCTACAGCACCACCACCCAGGGCCGCTCCACCAACTCGGCCTGGAGCGAGCTGCGCTGGTTCGGCCCCGAGGGCGTGCTCAGCCACAGCGGCATCCTGCGCCAGGGCGGCTGGAGCGGATCGGCCTACCTGCGCTACGACACCCGCTGGAGCCGGCCCGACACCGACGGCGCGGCCGAACGCAACATCGGCGACGTAGTCGTCGGCGCCCTGCCCTGGACCAGCGCGGTGCGGCTCGGCGGCGTGCAGTGGTCGCGCAACTTCGGGCTGCGGCCCGACCTGGTCACCTACCCGCTGCCGCAGTTCGCCGGCCAGGCGGCCGTACCCTCGGCGGTCGACCTGTTCGTCAACGGCTACCGCACCGCCAGCCGCAACATCGAGCCCGGGCCGTTCACCTTCAACGAGCTGCCTTTCGTCAGCGGTGCCGGTGCGGCCACCGTCGTCACCACCGACGCGCTGGGCCGCCAGGTGGCGACCAGCGTGCCGTTCTATGTCAGCACCACGCTGCTGCGGCCGGGGCTCACCGACTATTCGATTTCGCTGGGCGCGCTGCGCCGCGCCTATGGCCTGCGCAGCTTCGACTACGGCCAGCCGCTGGCCGCCGGCGTGCTGCGGCGCGGCTGGAACGACCACCTCACGCTCGAAGCGCAGGGCCAGGTCGGTCGTGGCCTGCAGGTGGCGGGCGTCGGTGCGGTGTTCCAGCCCGGCACCTGGGGCACGATGTCGGCATCGCTCAGCCGGGGCAGCACGCCCATCAATGGCAGCGGCTGGCAGGCCAGCGCCGGCTACCAGTACAACACCCAGCGCGGCGGCTTCAGCTTCCAGCAGATCAACCGCCAGTCGGGCTATGGCGACGCCTCCACCTACGCCAACGACGGCTATCGCCTCTACCGCCAGCAGCGCCAGATGACCGCCACCATGGCCGTCGGCAGCGGCGCGCTCACCGGCGGCTTCGTCGACCTGCGCGGCGGCGGCAACGCGGCCGTGCCGGGCGATGCCCGCAGCCGAGTCGTCTATGCCACCTACACCCGGCCGATCGGCCAGGCCGCCTACGTCGCGGTGACCGCCGGCCGCACCATCGAGACCGGCGACACCCAGGTGCGGCTGCAGCTCACCTATACGCTCGGCCGCAACACCACCGCCAACATCGCGGCCGTGCGCAGCGGCGACGACCAGCGTTTCCAGGCGCAGTACCAGCAGAACATTCCCTCCGACGGCGGCTTCGGCTGGAACATCTCGCGCTCGCTCGGCGAAGGCAGCCGCGACTACAGCCAGGCCGCGCTGCAATACCGCAACCGGCGCATCCTGCTGCAGGGCGGCGTCTACGGCACCGAAGGCAACCTTGCGCGCTGGGCCGGCGCCAGCGGCTCGCTCGGCTACCTGGACGGCCGGGTCTTCGCCACCAACCGCGTGACCGACGCCTTCGCCGTGGTGGCCACCGGCCGGCCCGACGTGCCGGTGCGCTTCGACCAGCAACTCATCGGCACCACCGACCGCCACGGCGACCTGCTCGTGCCGCAGGTGCCCGGCTACCTGCTCGGCCAGTATGCGATCGAGATGCTCGACCTGCCGCCCGACGTGCAGGTGGCCGTGCCCCAACGCGCGGTGGCCGTGCGCGGCGGCACCGGCGCCCTGATCGAGCTGCCGGTGCGCACCGTCGAGTCGGCCACGCTCTACCTGCTCGACGCCGCCGGCGTGCCGCTGAAGGCCGGCACCGCCTTCCACCATGTCGAGACCGGGCTCGACAGCGTCGTCGGCTGGGACGGCGTGGCCTACCTGCCGCAGCTGATGCCGGTCAACACCGTCGTCGCGCGGCCGCAGAGCGGCATCTGCCATGCGCGCTTCGGCGCCGACCAGTACCGCCAGGGCGAACGCAACCTGCGCTGCGTGCCCGGCGCGCCGCCACCATGA
- a CDS encoding spore coat U domain-containing protein: MKHGIAIVAALLAGLCSSAGACTFAESGNSLGNVSSFLVRSGPPRTGTANVDFNCNGVLLALGSGVPTLSAAIAGPVTGLTLKNGTDSIPYTITANNGQPYTNGQLVISLNGTAVVSLLNASSARVPFNIVTGTSANVAAGVYSDTLTVLWNWQNICEGLINALNVCVGVPSSGVNVPRTLTVSMTVTNDCAINAPDIQFGAAPLLTAFPTVSQNIGLLCTKGLVYTVGLSTGADPSGGRRRMSSGANRLQYDIFKPDTTVWGATGQARANGIGIADGLNTQLMPYTARIYTDQPAPAAGTYTDNITVDVGF, from the coding sequence ATGAAACACGGCATCGCCATCGTCGCGGCGCTGCTGGCCGGCCTGTGTTCCAGCGCCGGCGCCTGCACCTTCGCCGAGTCCGGCAACTCGCTGGGCAACGTGTCCTCGTTCCTGGTACGCAGCGGTCCGCCGCGCACCGGCACCGCCAATGTCGACTTCAACTGCAACGGCGTGCTCCTGGCCCTGGGCAGCGGCGTGCCGACGCTCAGCGCCGCCATCGCCGGGCCGGTCACCGGGCTGACGCTGAAGAACGGCACCGACAGCATTCCCTACACCATCACCGCCAACAACGGCCAGCCCTACACCAACGGCCAGCTCGTCATCAGCCTCAACGGCACGGCCGTGGTCTCGCTGCTCAATGCCAGCTCGGCCCGGGTGCCGTTCAACATCGTCACCGGCACCTCCGCCAACGTGGCCGCCGGCGTCTACAGCGACACCCTGACCGTGCTGTGGAACTGGCAGAACATCTGCGAAGGGCTGATCAACGCGCTCAACGTCTGCGTGGGCGTGCCGAGCAGCGGCGTCAACGTGCCGCGCACGCTCACCGTCAGCATGACGGTCACCAACGACTGCGCGATCAACGCGCCCGACATCCAGTTCGGTGCTGCGCCGCTGCTCACCGCCTTTCCCACCGTCAGCCAGAACATCGGCCTGCTCTGCACCAAGGGGCTGGTCTACACCGTGGGCCTGTCGACCGGTGCCGACCCGTCCGGCGGCAGGCGCCGCATGTCCTCCGGCGCCAACCGCCTGCAATACGACATCTTCAAGCCCGACACCACCGTCTGGGGCGCGACCGGCCAGGCGCGGGCCAACGGCATCGGCATCGCCGACGGCCTGAACACCCAGCTCATGCCCTACACCGCCCGCATCTATACCGACCAGCCCGCGCCCGCAGCGGGCACCTACACCGACAACATCACCGTCGACGTCGGTTTCTGA
- a CDS encoding type 1 glutamine amidotransferase, which produces MPKATPPRLKIGLSACFQHADPSRPLFTGKTLQYVEQSIAHWLMSAGALVVMVPCPTGETARGDVTLAHYAEWLDGVVMHGGADVWPGSYGEEPLREAWIGDRIRDLYDLAVVEAFAQAGKPIFGVCRGLQLINVAFGGSLYQDIETQHEGALRHRDADTYDLNFHDIEIVQGTHLSRLYPDLKQSRVNSIHHQGIKRLADGFTVEAWSHPDGVPEAIRRTGGPVRGYIAATQWHPEFHRQGRHSTIDDTAILHDFLQACAASRQRPHQPARHIPGRIRDRATRLLRQALLMR; this is translated from the coding sequence ATGCCCAAAGCCACTCCGCCCCGACTCAAGATCGGCTTGTCCGCCTGCTTCCAGCACGCCGATCCCTCGCGCCCCCTGTTCACCGGCAAGACCCTGCAGTACGTCGAGCAGTCCATCGCCCACTGGCTGATGTCGGCCGGCGCGCTGGTGGTGATGGTGCCCTGCCCCACCGGCGAGACCGCGCGCGGCGATGTCACCCTGGCCCACTACGCCGAATGGCTCGACGGCGTGGTGATGCACGGCGGTGCCGACGTGTGGCCGGGCAGCTATGGCGAGGAGCCGCTGCGCGAGGCCTGGATCGGCGACCGCATCCGCGACCTCTACGACCTCGCCGTGGTCGAGGCCTTCGCCCAGGCCGGCAAACCGATCTTCGGTGTCTGCCGCGGTCTGCAGCTGATCAACGTGGCCTTCGGCGGATCGCTCTACCAGGACATCGAGACCCAGCACGAAGGCGCGCTGCGCCACCGCGATGCCGACACCTACGACCTGAACTTCCATGACATCGAGATCGTGCAGGGCACGCACCTGTCCAGGCTCTATCCGGACCTGAAGCAGTCGCGTGTCAACAGCATCCACCACCAGGGCATCAAACGCCTGGCCGACGGTTTCACGGTGGAGGCCTGGAGCCATCCGGACGGCGTGCCCGAGGCCATACGCCGCACCGGCGGGCCGGTGCGCGGCTACATCGCGGCCACGCAATGGCACCCCGAGTTCCACCGCCAGGGCCGGCACTCCACCATCGACGACACCGCCATCCTCCACGACTTCCTGCAGGCCTGCGCCGCCAGCCGCCAGCGGCCGCACCAGCCGGCGCGCCACATTCCCGGCCGCATCCGCGACCGCGCCACGCGGCTGTTGCGCCAGGCGTTACTGATGCGCTGA
- a CDS encoding Lrp/AsnC family transcriptional regulator has product MKTLDRFDLAILRELQADARLTNAELAQRVGLSAAPCWRRVRALEEAGFILGYHARLDRQKLGLGVLAYVRLDAERNSAGAMRELEEAVRQLPEVISCHYISGTGTFELQVVAEDLDSFSRFALQRLAGLAQVKDLHTSFSLGEVKSASGLPLDHLAL; this is encoded by the coding sequence ATGAAAACACTCGATCGATTCGACCTGGCGATCCTGCGTGAGCTGCAGGCCGACGCGCGGCTGACCAATGCCGAGCTGGCCCAGCGGGTGGGCCTGTCGGCCGCGCCCTGCTGGCGCCGGGTGCGTGCGCTGGAGGAGGCGGGTTTCATCCTGGGCTACCACGCCCGGCTGGACCGGCAGAAGCTCGGGCTCGGCGTGTTGGCCTATGTGCGGCTGGACGCCGAGCGCAATTCGGCCGGCGCGATGCGCGAGCTGGAAGAAGCAGTGCGCCAGCTGCCCGAGGTGATCAGCTGCCACTACATCAGCGGCACCGGCACCTTCGAGCTGCAGGTGGTGGCCGAGGACCTGGACAGCTTCTCGCGCTTCGCGCTGCAGCGCCTGGCCGGGCTTGCGCAGGTGAAGGACCTGCACACGAGCTTTTCCCTGGGCGAGGTGAAGTCGGCATCGGGGCTGCCGTTGGACCACCTGGCCCTGTGA